A window of Nicotiana sylvestris chromosome 8, ASM39365v2, whole genome shotgun sequence genomic DNA:
ttcAAGGTGCCAACTATCTATATTAAGCATCAAAACGCTCCCAGTTCATCTAAACCCGattcgaacatacgcccaagtatggaatcatcatacaaacctattggaactatCAAATCTCGGTTCCAAGATCATTTTCTCAAAACGTTgtccaaagtcaaacttagcccttTTTACCAACCTTAAGGaatcaagtgttccgatttcaacctgaacccttccaaatcccgaactaaccatccccccaagttataaaacagtaaaagcacaTACGGAGAGTtttatataggggaatggggTTCTATAAAGCAAAATGactggtcgagtcgttacatcctccacctcttaaacaaatattcgtcctcgaacgggtctagaatcatacctggcATGCTTAATAAGTGTGGATAtttgctccgcatgtcctcctcggcctccaaagtcgcctcctcgactagtTGGCCCCTCTACAGATCCTTTACCGTAGAAAtcttcttggacctcaactggaaAACCTGCCTATCAACAATGGAAATTGGCTCCTCCTTATAACCTAGACTCTCATCTAGCTgaacagtgctgaagtctaacacatgcgaCCTATCGGCATGATGCCTCAAGATCATAGACATGTGGAAAACCagatgaactcccgatagactgggaggtaaagcaatctcataagcaacctccccaactcgtctcaacacctcaaatagGCCTATAAACCTTGGGTTCAACTTCACTTTTTCCTGAACCTCATGATTCCCTTCATCGGCGAGACCTTCAAGAGAACTTTCtcgcccaccataaatgataaatcacgcACATTCTGATCCTCTTAACTCTTATGTTTGGATTATGCTGTGCGAAGTCACTCCttaatcaactttaccttttccaaggcatctttcatcaaatcagtaccatataacttagcctcaccgggctcaaaccatctGATAGGTGAACGACATCACAAACCATATAAAGcttcaaatggagccatctcggtgctg
This region includes:
- the LOC138875072 gene encoding uncharacterized protein, yielding MVLQGGAKEVTISEDGVLRLYSRRCVPNVDGLREKILEEAHSSHYSIHLGATKMYHNLRKHYWWRRMKKDTFEWFEPGEAKLYGTDLMKDALEKEKVKLNPRFIGLFEVLRRVGEVAYEIALPPSLSGVHLVFHMSMILRHHADRSHVLDFSTVQLDESLGYKEEPISIVDRQVFQLRSKKISTVKDL